In Luteimonas viscosa, the following proteins share a genomic window:
- a CDS encoding HD domain-containing protein produces MTAHVVTLPPGQLEALEAAYADPPRAYHDFGHVREVLRHYDAVATGPGWVQPDEVRLAVLYHDAVYEAGRRDNEARSARFAVDEIARWLPDAGIESGRVAELIELTARHGQFGPHDFGKTAVAADTCHFLDCDMAILGAGPDVFDAYDRAIAAEYRGHVPDWLFRINRRRFLKSLLARPRIYLSEFFHERLDAPARANLRRAITSKR; encoded by the coding sequence CTGACGGCGCACGTGGTCACGCTGCCGCCGGGACAGCTCGAGGCGCTCGAAGCCGCGTACGCGGATCCACCGCGCGCCTACCACGATTTCGGACATGTGCGCGAAGTGCTGCGCCACTATGATGCCGTCGCAACTGGTCCGGGCTGGGTACAGCCCGACGAGGTGCGGCTGGCGGTGCTGTACCACGACGCGGTGTACGAGGCCGGTCGCCGCGACAACGAGGCGCGCTCGGCACGGTTCGCGGTCGACGAGATCGCGCGCTGGCTGCCGGATGCGGGCATCGAATCCGGACGCGTGGCCGAACTGATCGAACTCACCGCGCGTCACGGCCAGTTCGGTCCGCACGATTTCGGCAAGACCGCGGTCGCGGCCGATACCTGCCATTTCCTCGATTGCGACATGGCGATCCTCGGCGCCGGGCCGGACGTGTTCGACGCCTACGACCGCGCCATCGCCGCCGAATACCGCGGCCACGTCCCCGACTGGCTGTTCCGGATCAACCGGCGCCGCTTCCTCAAGTCGCTGCTGGCCAGGCCGCGGATCTACCTCAGCGAGTTCTTCCACGAACGCCTGGACGCCCCCGCCCGCGCCAACCTG
- a CDS encoding DMT family transporter codes for MKGWALLGIVAAVVIGALLPLQALVNARLGALTQGALYASFVSFLVGTCLLGLVLLVTRTPFLPAVPVGALPAWIWVGGAIGAVFVFAATWLVPTLGAGAMICLVVLGQVVSSLVLDHFGVLGTARPADFVRVLGALLVIVGAALVVRPWQPG; via the coding sequence ATGAAGGGCTGGGCATTGCTGGGCATCGTGGCGGCGGTCGTGATCGGCGCGCTGCTGCCGCTGCAGGCGCTGGTGAACGCACGCCTGGGCGCGCTCACGCAGGGCGCGCTGTATGCCTCGTTCGTCTCGTTCCTGGTGGGCACCTGCCTGTTGGGACTGGTGCTCCTCGTCACGCGCACGCCGTTCCTCCCGGCCGTGCCGGTGGGCGCGCTGCCGGCGTGGATCTGGGTCGGGGGCGCGATCGGCGCGGTGTTCGTGTTCGCGGCCACCTGGCTGGTGCCGACGCTCGGCGCGGGTGCGATGATCTGCCTGGTCGTGCTCGGCCAGGTGGTGTCCTCGCTGGTGCTCGACCATTTCGGCGTGCTCGGAACGGCGCGGCCGGCGGATTTCGTGCGCGTGCTCGGCGCGCTGCTGGTGATCGTGGGCGCGGCGCTGGTGGTGCGTCCCTGGCAACCGGGCTGA